In Flammeovirgaceae bacterium, the sequence CCTGCCACGCAAAATCGGTCGTATAATTTCGGCTGATTTTGGATCAAGTTTTATCAATTCAGCTCGCTCTTTTCCAGTAATTATGAAGGCATCATTGAAACCTGTTTTGATCCCATAATTGATGGCTATTTCCCATTCTTTGAGTGGTGTTCCAGTCAATTCTATCTTCCGCTTGATTCGTTGCTCAATTGGAGACAATATGGCCCAAGTATCCTTCGTATGAAATTCACTGGCTACCCCATGTTGTCTAATAAAAACGCTCAAATTATTTAACACCTTCTCAGTGACCGTACACGCAAATGTTTTGCCCTTGTTGGCGCCCTTTGTAAAGAGTAAAATATTCGTTACGACCGTTGCAGATTCGAAGATTTTTTGTTCTGGAAAATCAATGAGCAAAGTCGGGTTTGCATTGTTTGCAAGAAATCTCCGCGTGCCCTCTCCATACCCGGCTCTCATCCACTTATTCGATGTGATGTAGCAGAGATTTCCGTTAGGTTTTAGAAGTTGCCATCCTCTTTCATAGAATAGTGAATAGATGTCACCCATTCTATCGAATGTCTGATAATTAGCATTCTCATATAGATCAGCTAAATCACCACCGTCTTTTTGCAATTGGATATATGGCGGATTACCGATGACAATATCGAATCCTCCGTTTTCAAAGGTAACGACTAAGCAACTGTGTAAAGGCCCGATTCGGCCTTGCTGAAAGGGGATGTGGAATGTACCACTTTCAGCCGAATCGGTTGCATTTAAAGACTTAACTTTAAACACAGTTACCATGGAAAATCAAGAACAACACCCACTACTCAAAGAGATGCTCACCCCTGAGTTTCTCAAGCAATTTAAGAATTCGAAAGACCTCAACAGCTTTATCGATGAACTTTTCAAAAAGGGCATGGAGCAAATGCTGGAAGGTGAACTCGATGGCCATTTGGGCTATGCCAAACATTCACCAGAAGGGATTAACTCCGGGAACTCACGGAACGGAAAAACCCGTAAGACCATCAAGACCACGCGAGGTGAACTACAGATAGAAGTACCTCGGGATCGGAACAGCACGTTTGAGCCCGTCCTGGTTCCCAAGCGCAGCCGGTTCGTAGAAGGCATCGAAGAAATTATCATCTCCTTATATGCCCGGGGTATGAGCGTACGCGACATTGAAATACAAATCCGGGAAATCTATGGTGTGAATGTTTCGGATGCCACTATTTCCAACGTTACCTCGCGGGTACATACGTTGGTAACGGAGTGGCAAAGCAGGCCTCTTTCATCGGTGTACTTTGTGGTGTGGATGGATGGGATCGTATTCAAAGTCCGGCAGAATGGGAAGGTGATCAACAAAACCATTTACCTGGCCGTAGGCCTTAATGCTCAGGGGTTTAAGGAAGTATTGGGCATGTGGCTGGGTGAAAGCGAAAGTGCTTCATTCTGGATAAGTGTACTTACTGATTTAAAAAGCCGTGGCGTGGAAGATATTCTCATCACCAGCAC encodes:
- a CDS encoding IS256 family transposase translates to MLTPEFLKQFKNSKDLNSFIDELFKKGMEQMLEGELDGHLGYAKHSPEGINSGNSRNGKTRKTIKTTRGELQIEVPRDRNSTFEPVLVPKRSRFVEGIEEIIISLYARGMSVRDIEIQIREIYGVNVSDATISNVTSRVHTLVTEWQSRPLSSVYFVVWMDGIVFKVRQNGKVINKTIYLAVGLNAQGFKEVLGMWLGESESASFWISVLTDLKSRGVEDILITSTDNLKGFTDAITSVFTQSVTQICVVHQIRNALRYVVWKDKKQFVADLKTVYGAPNKELAAQALEQLEVTWGKKYPHAIKSWKTNWDNLTHFFDYPIEIRTLIYTTNIIENLNGKIRKYTNNKLSFPDDQAVVKAVYLALREITKKWTLPVRNWPLIVNQFLTIFEGRCKI
- a CDS encoding class I SAM-dependent DNA methyltransferase encodes the protein MVTVFKVKSLNATDSAESGTFHIPFQQGRIGPLHSCLVVTFENGGFDIVIGNPPYIQLQKDGGDLADLYENANYQTFDRMGDIYSLFYERGWQLLKPNGNLCYITSNKWMRAGYGEGTRRFLANNANPTLLIDFPEQKIFESATVVTNILLFTKGANKGKTFACTVTEKVLNNLSVFIRQHGVASEFHTKDTWAILSPIEQRIKRKIELTGTPLKEWEIAINYGIKTGFNDAFIITGKERAELIKLDPKSAEIIRPILRGRDIKRYANSFADLWLINTHNGIKEKGLKPIQIEDYPAIKKHLDKYYTELEKRADKGDTPYNLRNCAYMDDFSKQKIVWGNLNLRASYTLAEEGMFVNAPSPMIVPGNPYLLAVLNSTLGDYYVRNLGVIRNGGYFEYKPMFIEKLPVPVIDQVKQKPFADLALQILEAKKSNLQTDELENRLDQMIFELYKLSDDEIEYLLSGFRQIEVTNEVDLV